From one Nitrosococcus halophilus Nc 4 genomic stretch:
- a CDS encoding regulatory protein RecX, producing the protein MGDNGAVKVRSLMLEMLARREHSSWELQRKLTVRGYQANLIEAVLAELGRDNLQSDQRFAESYIRSRAERGFGPRRIAAELKERGISEALIADGLIQERNWDSQAMKARSKRFGQALPSSFGERARQMRFLQYRGFTQEQINRALSGIDD; encoded by the coding sequence ATGGGCGATAATGGTGCAGTAAAAGTTCGAAGCCTAATGTTGGAGATGCTGGCGCGGCGGGAGCACTCCAGTTGGGAATTACAACGTAAACTTACCGTCCGGGGATATCAAGCTAATTTAATTGAGGCCGTGCTGGCAGAGCTTGGGCGGGATAACTTACAAAGCGATCAACGCTTTGCCGAAAGTTATATTCGTTCGCGGGCGGAACGTGGTTTTGGACCCCGCCGTATCGCGGCCGAACTCAAGGAGCGGGGTATCAGCGAGGCCTTGATTGCCGATGGCCTCATTCAGGAAAGAAATTGGGATAGCCAAGCGATGAAAGCCCGGAGCAAGCGCTTTGGACAAGCACTTCCCAGCAGTTTTGGGGAACGGGCCCGGCAGATGCGTTTTCTGCAGTACCGGGGATTTACCCAGGAACAGATTAATCGCGCGTTAAGCGGAATAGATGACTGA
- the mutS gene encoding DNA mismatch repair protein MutS codes for MSANGLQKPHTPMMQQYLRIKADYPHTLLLYRMGDFYELFYEDARRAAELLDIALTSRGQSAGAPIPMAGIPYHALDSYLVKLVRQGESVAICEQIGDPAKSKGPIERQVVRVVTPGTVTDEVLLEARQDNLLAALQRQGEVFGFAVLDLCSGRFSILEVDNEAAAASELARIRPAELLVSEELTLTLADPQAAPVARPLPPWYFDTESAQRQLCQQFGTQDLAGFGCEDLKTAIAAAGCLLQYLHDTQRTRLPHIQKLQVESQETSVILDPSTRRNLELEESLSGHSSHTLIAVLDRTATAMGSRLLRRYLHRPLRDQTLLKQRQQAIATLLETGLSAALQKLLRGIGDIERILSRVALRSARPRDLVQLRQSLGLLPEIQAPLFPLDSPQLQLLRQDLGPFPELYQLLQRAICENPPVLIQEGGVIAPGFDSKLDELRHLSDNAGQFLVELEQRERERTGLSTLKVGYNKIHGYYIEIPRTQAHKAPPDYTRRQTLKGAERYITPELKGFEDKVLSARERALAREKALYEELLEQLANPLPALQVCASALAELDVLNNLAERAETLEYVAPVLSDQPGIRIEGGRHPVVEQTMEAPFVPNDLTLHEERQMLIITGPNMGGKSTYMRQTALIVLLAHIGSFVPARCAVIGPIDRMFTRIGAADDLAGGRSTFMVEMTETANILHNATEHSLVLMDEIGRGTSTFDGLSLAWAVASHLACTVHSLTLFATHYFELTSLPEHFPGVANLHLTATEHKERIVFLHAVKEGPANQSYGLQVAALAGVPQEVIAQAQQRLVELENHARQKPADGGEAQLDLFATPADHPVVQILQDLDPDELSPRQALKKLYELKALLNLAVSN; via the coding sequence ATGTCAGCGAATGGCCTGCAAAAACCCCATACTCCCATGATGCAACAGTACCTGCGGATTAAGGCAGACTATCCCCACACCCTTCTACTTTACCGTATGGGTGACTTCTATGAGCTGTTCTATGAGGACGCTCGACGTGCGGCAGAACTACTGGATATTGCCCTCACTAGCCGTGGCCAGTCAGCGGGCGCCCCCATTCCCATGGCGGGAATCCCCTACCATGCCCTCGATTCCTATTTGGTAAAACTAGTCCGTCAGGGAGAGTCAGTGGCCATCTGTGAGCAGATAGGTGACCCCGCCAAAAGCAAAGGTCCTATAGAACGCCAGGTAGTGCGGGTGGTTACCCCGGGAACAGTAACCGATGAAGTCCTGTTGGAGGCCCGCCAGGATAATTTGCTTGCCGCTCTCCAGCGGCAAGGAGAGGTTTTTGGATTTGCCGTGCTTGATCTTTGTAGCGGGCGTTTTAGCATTCTAGAAGTGGATAACGAAGCAGCAGCCGCCAGCGAACTGGCCCGCATCCGTCCGGCGGAACTTTTGGTCAGCGAGGAGCTAACGCTCACCCTGGCCGATCCTCAAGCAGCTCCGGTGGCACGGCCTTTACCTCCCTGGTATTTTGATACGGAGAGCGCCCAACGCCAACTTTGCCAGCAATTCGGGACCCAGGATCTAGCCGGCTTTGGCTGCGAGGACCTAAAAACCGCTATCGCCGCTGCAGGATGCCTGCTGCAATATCTCCACGATACCCAGCGGACTCGGCTTCCCCATATCCAAAAACTCCAGGTAGAGTCCCAGGAAACTAGCGTTATCCTTGATCCCAGCACGCGGCGCAACCTGGAATTAGAAGAAAGCTTGAGTGGTCATTCCAGCCATACCCTGATTGCAGTGCTGGACCGAACGGCAACCGCTATGGGCAGCCGCCTGCTACGGCGCTATCTCCATCGGCCCCTGCGGGACCAAACTCTACTCAAGCAGCGTCAACAGGCGATCGCCACCCTCCTGGAAACAGGATTGAGTGCTGCTCTACAAAAGCTACTTCGGGGAATTGGCGATATTGAGCGAATTCTCTCCCGGGTAGCCTTGCGTTCAGCCCGCCCACGAGATCTTGTTCAATTACGCCAGTCTCTGGGATTATTACCTGAAATTCAAGCCCCCCTATTCCCCCTCGATAGTCCCCAGCTTCAGTTACTGCGGCAGGATCTAGGCCCCTTTCCAGAACTCTATCAGCTGCTGCAACGAGCCATCTGCGAAAATCCTCCGGTACTCATCCAAGAGGGAGGAGTGATTGCCCCCGGCTTCGACTCTAAACTGGATGAGTTGCGGCATCTGAGTGACAACGCCGGGCAGTTTTTAGTGGAACTGGAGCAACGGGAACGGGAGCGCACAGGACTGTCGACCCTTAAGGTAGGCTATAATAAGATCCATGGCTACTATATTGAGATCCCTCGCACTCAAGCCCATAAAGCCCCTCCTGACTATACTCGCCGCCAGACCTTAAAGGGGGCTGAACGCTATATCACCCCGGAACTGAAAGGCTTTGAGGATAAGGTGTTAAGTGCCCGAGAACGGGCGCTGGCGCGGGAAAAAGCCCTTTATGAAGAATTGCTTGAGCAATTGGCCAATCCGCTCCCGGCTTTACAGGTTTGTGCCAGTGCCTTGGCGGAATTGGATGTGCTGAATAACCTGGCTGAACGGGCCGAAACCCTGGAATATGTGGCCCCCGTGTTGAGCGATCAGCCGGGGATCCGGATCGAAGGGGGCCGCCACCCAGTGGTAGAGCAAACTATGGAGGCCCCTTTTGTGCCCAATGATCTAACCCTCCATGAAGAACGACAGATGTTAATCATTACTGGTCCTAATATGGGGGGAAAATCCACTTACATGCGCCAAACGGCCTTAATTGTCCTACTCGCCCATATTGGCAGCTTTGTTCCAGCCCGCTGCGCGGTGATTGGCCCTATTGACCGAATGTTCACCCGCATCGGCGCCGCCGATGATCTTGCCGGGGGACGCTCCACTTTTATGGTGGAAATGACTGAGACCGCCAACATTCTACATAATGCCACCGAGCACAGCTTAGTGCTGATGGATGAAATAGGCCGGGGCACAAGCACTTTCGACGGTCTATCCCTGGCCTGGGCCGTGGCTTCCCACCTTGCCTGCACGGTGCATTCCCTGACTCTATTTGCAACCCATTATTTTGAACTGACTAGCCTCCCTGAGCATTTTCCTGGGGTGGCTAACCTTCATCTCACAGCAACTGAGCATAAGGAACGTATTGTTTTTCTCCATGCAGTGAAAGAGGGTCCTGCCAACCAAAGCTATGGCCTCCAAGTGGCCGCATTGGCTGGCGTTCCCCAGGAAGTCATTGCCCAAGCGCAGCAACGGCTCGTGGAATTAGAGAATCACGCCCGGCAAAAGCCGGCCGATGGGGGCGAAGCCCAACTCGACCTATTTGCAACACCTGCGGATCATCCTGTTGTTCAGATCTTACAGGATTTGGACCCAGACGAGCTCAGTCCCCGGCAAGCCTTAAAGAAACTCTATGAACTCAAAGCGCTGTTAAACCTTGCTGTTAGCAACTAA
- the recA gene encoding recombinase RecA, whose protein sequence is MDENRKKALGAALSQIEKQFGKGAVMRLGDANTVRGVEVISTGSLGLDIALGVGGLPRGRVVEIFGPEASGKTTLALQVVAEAQKVGGTAAFVDAEHALDPQYAEKLGVNVDDLLVSQPDTGEQALEIADMLVRSGAVDVVVIDSVAALTPKAEIEGEMGDSHVGLQARLMSQALRKLTANIKRSNTLVVFINQIRMKIGVMFGSPETTTGGNALKFYASVRLDIRRVGSLKKGEEIVGNETRVKIVKNKVAPPFKQISFDILYGSGVSREGEIIDLGVQEGLVQKTGAWYSYNGDRIGQGRDNVRQFLKEHQELAQGIEASIREKLLPSKAALAEAEEVEA, encoded by the coding sequence ATGGACGAAAACCGGAAAAAAGCGCTGGGAGCTGCCCTTTCACAGATTGAGAAGCAATTTGGCAAAGGCGCGGTAATGCGTCTCGGTGATGCTAACACCGTACGCGGGGTCGAGGTGATCTCTACCGGCTCTCTAGGGCTTGATATTGCCCTCGGGGTGGGAGGGTTGCCACGAGGCCGTGTGGTTGAAATCTTTGGGCCAGAGGCCTCAGGCAAGACGACTTTAGCGCTACAAGTCGTCGCAGAAGCTCAGAAGGTGGGAGGGACGGCGGCTTTTGTGGACGCTGAACACGCCCTGGATCCTCAGTATGCTGAGAAATTGGGGGTTAATGTTGATGACCTTCTTGTTTCCCAACCGGATACGGGGGAGCAAGCGCTAGAGATTGCCGATATGTTGGTCCGTTCAGGGGCAGTGGATGTGGTTGTGATAGACTCGGTAGCCGCTTTGACTCCCAAAGCGGAGATTGAGGGGGAAATGGGCGACTCCCATGTAGGCTTGCAAGCCAGGTTGATGTCTCAGGCCCTGCGCAAACTTACCGCGAATATCAAGCGCTCCAATACACTGGTTGTCTTTATTAACCAGATTCGAATGAAAATTGGGGTGATGTTTGGTAGCCCGGAGACGACCACCGGTGGTAATGCGCTCAAATTTTATGCTTCTGTGCGTTTGGATATTCGTCGAGTGGGTTCCCTCAAAAAAGGGGAGGAGATCGTTGGTAACGAAACCCGGGTGAAGATTGTTAAGAACAAGGTGGCGCCGCCTTTCAAACAGATCTCCTTCGACATCCTTTATGGGAGCGGAGTTTCTCGGGAAGGAGAGATTATCGATCTGGGTGTTCAGGAAGGGCTTGTCCAAAAGACAGGCGCTTGGTACAGCTATAATGGGGATCGGATTGGTCAAGGCAGGGATAATGTGCGTCAATTTCTCAAGGAACACCAAGAACTCGCCCAGGGCATTGAAGCCAGTATCCGGGAGAAGCTCTTGCCGAGCAAAGCGGCATTGGCAGAGGCCGAGGAGGTAGAAGCCTGA
- the thpR gene encoding RNA 2',3'-cyclic phosphodiesterase → MSLNSPTETQRLFFALWPEQALQESLARIARQVLGKQGKRVRPENLHLTLVFLGSMTAQQRACAEAVADTIVGSPFTLQLEQIGHWPRPRVVWCAAEETPEPLIELVKQLNQGLTACGYQPETRPYRAHMTLARKVAGRFPTTRVAPLVWQVDHFCLVQSVTHPSGVQYQVLRTWPLVI, encoded by the coding sequence ATGTCCTTGAACAGTCCAACTGAAACCCAGCGTTTGTTTTTTGCCCTCTGGCCTGAACAGGCGTTGCAGGAGTCCTTGGCTCGAATTGCCCGGCAGGTATTGGGTAAGCAGGGGAAACGGGTTCGCCCTGAGAATCTGCACTTGACTTTGGTTTTTTTGGGGAGTATGACGGCGCAACAGCGTGCCTGTGCCGAAGCGGTGGCCGATACTATTGTGGGGAGCCCCTTTACGCTACAGCTGGAGCAGATAGGGCATTGGCCCCGCCCACGGGTAGTTTGGTGTGCTGCCGAGGAGACGCCGGAGCCCTTGATAGAGCTGGTGAAACAATTGAATCAAGGGCTGACGGCATGTGGTTATCAGCCCGAGACTCGGCCTTACCGGGCCCATATGACTCTGGCGCGTAAGGTGGCCGGGCGTTTTCCCACCACTCGGGTGGCGCCCCTGGTCTGGCAGGTTGACCATTTTTGTCTGGTGCAGTCAGTGACCCATCCTAGTGGGGTTCAGTACCAAGTGTTGCGTACTTGGCCTTTAGTGATATGA
- the alaS gene encoding alanine--tRNA ligase, giving the protein MKSSAELRKIFLDYFRHQGHEIVPSSPLVPANDPTLLFTNAGMVQFKDVFLGRETRAYRRAASAQRCVRAGGKHNDLENVGYTARHHTFFEMLGNFSFGDYFKREAIGYGWALLTEVLKLPPERLWITVFEDDDEAANIWLKEIGVSPERFARCGAEDNFWSMGDTGPCGPSSEIFYDHGSGIAGGPPGSPEQEGDRYTEIWNLVFMQYDRNKEGHLSPLPKPSVDTGMGLERLAAVMQGVHDNYDIDLFRNLITAITALSGIQNQEPTSLRVIADHIRSCAFLIVDGVQPSNEGRGYVLRRIIRRAIRHGHKLGLRDPFFYQLVQPLAVEMGEAYPELPQAQSRVERMLKLEEERFNETLDQGLKILEQDIENLSGQVIPGETVFRLYDTFGFPVDLTADIARERGLTLDMRGFEHAMAKQRERARAASRFKIEYGPDLQLDLETEFIGYEHLRGEGQVTALFRVAETTEAVEQLSAGEKGIVVLDRTPFYAEAGGQVGDQGTLRAPGGLFNVTDTQKQGAAYAHLGEVRLGELRVGDLIQAEVERAHRAPTRLNHSATHLLHASLRQVLGEHVAQKGSLVTADRLRFDFSHFEALEPEQLRQIERLVNAQIRADLPVETQIMPLQEALDAGVVALFGEKYGEQVRVLRMGNFSVELCGGTHVDRTGNIGLFKIINETGIAAGIRRIEAVTGEAALRWVEENEARLEAVAGLLKASRESVIDKLELLQQQARQQEKEIQSLKARLASAGGSDLSAQAQEIQGVKVLAARIDGVDIKTLRNTADQLKSKLATAAIVLGTVVEGKVVLIAGVTKNAINQIKAGDLVNFVAEQVGGRGGGRPDMAQAGGKDPDKLDAALKSVPEWVESHLKSKGQ; this is encoded by the coding sequence ATGAAAAGCAGTGCTGAACTTCGAAAAATATTCCTCGATTATTTTCGCCACCAGGGCCATGAGATTGTCCCCAGTAGTCCCTTAGTCCCCGCTAATGATCCGACGTTGCTTTTCACCAATGCGGGCATGGTTCAGTTCAAAGATGTTTTCCTGGGTCGAGAAACCCGCGCTTATCGCCGCGCTGCCAGTGCCCAGCGTTGTGTCCGTGCCGGGGGCAAGCATAATGACCTTGAAAATGTGGGGTATACTGCTCGCCATCATACCTTTTTTGAGATGCTGGGCAATTTCAGTTTTGGGGACTACTTTAAGCGCGAGGCCATTGGCTATGGGTGGGCGTTGTTGACCGAAGTGCTGAAGTTACCACCTGAGCGGTTGTGGATTACGGTTTTTGAGGATGATGATGAAGCGGCCAATATTTGGTTAAAGGAGATTGGCGTTAGCCCTGAGCGCTTTGCCCGCTGTGGTGCCGAAGACAACTTCTGGTCCATGGGAGATACGGGACCCTGTGGCCCTTCTTCGGAGATCTTCTATGATCACGGATCTGGCATTGCGGGAGGTCCTCCTGGTAGCCCGGAGCAGGAGGGTGACCGGTATACTGAGATTTGGAATCTGGTTTTCATGCAGTATGACCGGAATAAGGAAGGCCACCTTTCCCCCTTGCCCAAGCCTTCCGTTGATACGGGGATGGGTTTGGAACGGTTGGCGGCAGTGATGCAAGGAGTCCATGATAATTACGACATCGATTTGTTCCGTAATTTAATCACCGCGATTACTGCCCTTTCGGGCATTCAAAACCAAGAGCCGACCTCCTTGCGAGTGATTGCCGACCATATTCGCTCCTGTGCCTTTTTGATTGTTGATGGCGTGCAGCCCTCCAATGAGGGGCGAGGTTATGTCCTGCGCCGCATCATCCGCCGAGCCATTCGGCATGGGCACAAGCTAGGCTTACGTGACCCTTTCTTCTATCAGTTAGTGCAGCCGTTGGCCGTAGAAATGGGGGAAGCCTATCCTGAGTTGCCCCAGGCCCAGAGCCGAGTAGAGCGGATGCTGAAATTGGAAGAGGAACGTTTTAATGAGACGTTAGACCAGGGACTCAAAATTCTGGAGCAAGATATTGAGAATCTATCGGGTCAGGTGATTCCTGGGGAAACGGTATTTCGGCTCTACGATACTTTTGGTTTCCCTGTGGATTTGACTGCCGATATTGCTCGGGAGCGAGGCCTTACGCTGGATATGAGGGGGTTTGAGCACGCCATGGCCAAGCAGCGTGAGCGGGCCCGCGCCGCTAGTCGCTTCAAGATCGAGTATGGACCTGACCTCCAGCTAGATCTGGAAACAGAATTTATTGGTTACGAGCATCTGCGTGGTGAAGGCCAAGTGACCGCCCTATTCCGGGTGGCTGAGACCACAGAGGCTGTGGAACAACTAAGCGCCGGTGAAAAGGGAATTGTGGTGCTTGACCGGACCCCGTTCTATGCTGAAGCGGGCGGGCAAGTGGGAGACCAGGGAACGTTGCGTGCTCCCGGTGGATTATTCAATGTGACGGATACCCAGAAGCAGGGAGCCGCATATGCGCACCTAGGCGAAGTCCGCTTAGGCGAGCTACGGGTTGGCGACTTAATTCAAGCCGAAGTGGAGCGAGCACACCGGGCTCCCACGAGGCTTAACCATTCGGCCACGCATCTTCTACATGCGTCGCTGCGGCAGGTACTGGGGGAGCACGTCGCCCAGAAAGGCTCTCTAGTGACTGCCGATCGGCTGCGATTTGATTTTTCCCATTTCGAAGCGCTAGAACCAGAACAGTTGCGTCAAATTGAGCGCTTGGTCAATGCCCAAATTAGGGCAGATTTACCGGTAGAAACGCAGATTATGCCTCTGCAGGAGGCTCTGGATGCTGGAGTTGTGGCCTTGTTTGGTGAAAAATACGGCGAGCAAGTGCGGGTTTTGCGCATGGGAAATTTCTCTGTAGAGTTGTGTGGAGGTACCCATGTGGATCGTACCGGCAATATTGGTCTCTTTAAGATTATTAATGAAACGGGTATTGCTGCCGGAATTCGCCGGATTGAGGCGGTTACCGGGGAAGCGGCGCTACGCTGGGTAGAAGAGAATGAGGCCCGCTTGGAAGCGGTTGCAGGTCTACTCAAGGCCTCGCGGGAGTCGGTGATTGACAAGCTTGAATTGTTGCAGCAGCAGGCCCGTCAGCAGGAGAAGGAAATACAGAGTCTCAAGGCTCGGCTGGCCAGCGCGGGAGGGTCGGATCTAAGTGCTCAGGCCCAAGAAATCCAAGGTGTTAAAGTTTTGGCAGCCCGGATTGACGGGGTCGATATCAAAACCTTGCGTAATACGGCCGATCAACTCAAAAGTAAGCTTGCCACCGCCGCCATTGTGCTAGGTACAGTGGTGGAAGGTAAGGTGGTTTTGATTGCAGGGGTGACTAAAAATGCCATTAACCAGATTAAGGCTGGAGATCTGGTTAACTTTGTAGCTGAACAGGTGGGAGGCCGAGGTGGGGGGCGCCCGGATATGGCCCAGGCAGGGGGTAAGGATCCAGATAAGTTGGATGCCGCCCTTAAATCAGTTCCGGAGTGGGTAGAGAGTCATCTAAAATCTAAAGGGCAGTAA
- a CDS encoding aspartate kinase — protein sequence MTLIVQKFGGTSVGTLERIEAVAEKLVASRRKGQDLVVVVSAMSGETNRLLALAHEIDPQPNPRELDVLLSTGEQVTIALLSIAIEQRGIPARSYTGAQVHIRTDSAYNKARIQEVDAKRIRDDLSHGRIVVVAGFQGVDEKGNITTLGRGGSDTTAVALTAALGADECQIYTDVDGVYTTDPRVVPEARRLDHLTYEEMLELASLGAKVLQIRSVEFASKYQVPLRVLSSFESGEGTLITAEVEGMEEPLISGIAFNRDEAKLTILGVPDKPGVAYHILGPISDANIGVDMIIQNVGRDGTTDFTFTVHRNDYRKALEILREASRNLGAREVRGDDKIAKISVVGVGMRSHAGIASTMFHTLAQEGINIQMISTSEIKISVVVDEKYLELGVRALHSAFELEKTPGRIPSSL from the coding sequence ATGACTTTAATTGTTCAAAAATTTGGTGGTACCTCCGTCGGGACTCTCGAGCGCATCGAGGCGGTTGCTGAGAAACTTGTAGCGTCCCGGCGGAAAGGGCAGGACCTCGTTGTGGTGGTCTCGGCCATGAGTGGTGAGACTAACCGCTTGTTGGCTTTGGCTCATGAGATTGATCCTCAGCCCAATCCCCGAGAGTTAGATGTTCTGCTTTCTACGGGTGAGCAGGTGACCATTGCTTTGCTAAGCATCGCCATTGAACAGCGCGGTATTCCAGCCCGCTCCTATACCGGGGCCCAGGTACATATCCGCACCGATAGCGCCTATAACAAAGCACGTATCCAGGAAGTTGATGCCAAACGTATCCGCGATGACTTAAGCCATGGGCGAATCGTGGTTGTGGCTGGTTTTCAAGGGGTGGATGAAAAAGGCAATATTACTACCCTGGGGCGGGGAGGTTCAGATACGACTGCGGTGGCCCTGACAGCAGCTCTTGGAGCAGATGAGTGCCAAATTTATACCGATGTCGACGGCGTTTACACGACCGACCCCCGGGTAGTTCCTGAAGCCCGGCGGTTAGATCATCTGACCTACGAAGAAATGCTTGAACTGGCTAGTCTCGGTGCCAAGGTTTTGCAGATTCGTTCAGTTGAGTTTGCTAGTAAATACCAGGTACCCTTGAGGGTATTGTCATCATTTGAAAGCGGGGAGGGTACTCTGATTACAGCCGAGGTAGAGGGAATGGAAGAGCCGCTAATTTCTGGAATTGCCTTCAATCGCGATGAAGCTAAGTTAACTATTCTTGGAGTCCCCGACAAGCCAGGGGTTGCCTATCATATTCTTGGCCCTATCTCTGATGCCAACATTGGGGTGGATATGATCATTCAAAATGTGGGCCGGGATGGTACGACAGATTTTACCTTTACAGTACATCGTAATGATTACCGTAAAGCCCTTGAGATCTTGCGCGAAGCTTCCCGGAATCTGGGCGCTCGTGAGGTAAGGGGGGATGATAAGATTGCGAAGATTTCGGTGGTAGGGGTAGGCATGCGCTCCCATGCTGGCATTGCCAGCACTATGTTTCACACTTTAGCGCAAGAAGGTATTAATATTCAGATGATTTCAACCTCTGAGATTAAAATTTCAGTGGTTGTCGATGAAAAATACCTAGAACTTGGGGTACGGGCCCTGCATTCGGCATTTGAATTGGAAAAGACACCAGGTAGAATACCCTCATCCCTTTAA
- the pncC gene encoding nicotinamide-nucleotide amidase produces the protein MKLKMLPQQLGKVLQARGLKVVTAESCTGGWVAKAITDIAGSSAWFERGFVTYSNEAKQEMLEVSTETLVHFGAVSEATVKEMAREALAHSRAGISVAVSGIAGPGGGSPEKPVGTVWFAWALKTGGEWTAREGFPGDRNAVRQQSVERALRGLLDVLEQSN, from the coding sequence ATGAAGCTAAAGATGTTACCCCAGCAGCTTGGAAAGGTCTTACAAGCACGCGGCTTGAAGGTGGTCACTGCCGAGTCTTGCACGGGTGGATGGGTAGCAAAGGCCATCACCGATATTGCCGGGAGTTCAGCTTGGTTTGAACGGGGTTTTGTGACCTATAGCAATGAAGCTAAACAGGAGATGCTTGAAGTTAGCACGGAAACGCTGGTGCATTTTGGCGCGGTAAGCGAAGCCACTGTCAAGGAAATGGCAAGGGAGGCGTTGGCTCACAGTCGTGCCGGGATCAGCGTTGCCGTCAGCGGGATTGCCGGACCCGGGGGGGGATCTCCAGAAAAGCCCGTCGGAACGGTCTGGTTTGCTTGGGCATTGAAGACGGGGGGCGAGTGGACCGCTCGGGAAGGTTTTCCAGGGGACCGCAATGCGGTGCGGCAGCAATCAGTGGAGCGGGCTTTGCGAGGGTTATTGGATGTCCTTGAACAGTCCAACTGA